In the Malaya genurostris strain Urasoe2022 chromosome 1, Malgen_1.1, whole genome shotgun sequence genome, one interval contains:
- the LOC131426162 gene encoding uncharacterized protein LOC131426162, whose translation MASTSYVNNPNGNCRLCQDKDSADEWMVECTKCWNWFHMACAKLEKRSTVKESWHCPKCTEEIKEIQLLKKELEEYKRTTTRSKSKERSQVDTVELLRRQFEAQLESQKIRDEAFQKTMLEMANKIHQIKNDPEIVSTSTASTIKLPDEITNLLRRQTSTQLPQFNGNYKYWSNFKRLYEQSKQEGQFSYME comes from the coding sequence ATGGCCTCCACATCGTACGTGAACAATCCCAACGGGAACTGCCGCCTGTGCCAGGACAAAGACAGTGCGGACGAATGGATGGTCGAATGCACGAAATGTTGGAATTGGTTCCACATGGCATGCGCCAAACTTGAAAAAAGATCAACGGTAAAGGAATCTTGGCACTGTCCAAAGTGTACGGAAGAAATAAAGGAAATCCAGCTTCTGAAGAAGGAGCTGGAAGAATATAAACGGACAACCACGAGAAGTAAGTCCAAAGAACGCAGCCAAGTTGATACGGTTGAACTGCTACGGCGTCAATTTGAGGCGCAGCTGGAAAGCCAAAAGATACGTGACGAGGCTTTCCAAAAAACCATGCTTGAAATGGCAAACAAAATTCATCAAATTAAAAACGATCCCGAAATTGTTAGCACTTCTACGGCTTCCACAATAAAACTACCAGATGAAATTACAAACCTACTAAGAAGACAAACATCAACGCAGCTTCCACAATTCAACGGTAATTATAAGTATTGGTCAAATTTTAAACGACTTTATGAACAAAGTAAACAAGAAGGACAATTCAGTTATATGGAATAG